The following proteins are co-located in the Parafannyhessea umbonata genome:
- a CDS encoding phosphatase: MLHIACDVHTHTIFSRHAYSTIEENVRAAAEMRVELLGSTDHFSAMVHPAIDGEYDLRDFQHFLNVHSWPRIWNGVRLLHGVEADIVDVDGHLFGHDIVCGRDITGRALRRPINLKERVLDECDYVIASVHDRSWAEGASLAQTTECYVRALEDPKVLILGHTGRSGMPYDLGEVLTVAKERGKLIEINEATFGDHPSARQSCRRIAERCAEMGVMISTGTDAHISYGIGRFDHVRSMLEEIRFPQKLVATRDAQTFLDVLGRAIGRPDGL; the protein is encoded by the coding sequence ATGCTGCACATAGCCTGCGACGTCCACACGCACACGATCTTCTCGCGCCACGCGTACTCCACCATAGAGGAGAACGTGCGTGCCGCGGCGGAGATGCGCGTCGAGCTCCTGGGCTCGACGGACCACTTCAGCGCGATGGTCCACCCCGCGATCGACGGGGAGTACGACCTGCGTGATTTCCAGCACTTCCTGAACGTGCACAGCTGGCCGCGCATCTGGAACGGCGTGCGGCTGCTGCATGGGGTCGAGGCGGACATCGTGGATGTGGACGGCCACCTGTTTGGGCACGACATCGTGTGCGGGCGCGACATCACGGGTCGCGCGCTGCGCCGTCCCATCAACCTGAAGGAGCGCGTGCTCGACGAGTGCGACTACGTGATCGCGAGCGTGCACGACAGGTCGTGGGCGGAGGGCGCGAGCCTGGCCCAGACCACGGAGTGCTACGTGCGCGCGCTCGAGGACCCCAAGGTGCTGATCCTAGGGCACACGGGACGCTCCGGCATGCCGTACGACCTGGGCGAGGTGCTTACCGTCGCGAAGGAGCGCGGCAAGCTGATAGAGATAAACGAGGCCACGTTTGGCGACCACCCCTCCGCGCGGCAGAGCTGCCGCCGGATCGCGGAGCGCTGCGCGGAGATGGGCGTCATGATCTCCACCGGCACGGACGCGCACATATCGTACGGAATAGGCCGCTTCGACCACGTCCGCTCCATGCTGGAGGAGATCCGCTTCCCGCAGAAGCTCGTGGCCACGCGCGACGCCCAGACGTTCCTGGACGTGCTGGGGCGCGCCATCGGCCGGCCGGACGGGCTGTAG
- a CDS encoding exodeoxyribonuclease III encodes MADTNETASAPKAAGERELRLVSWNVNGLRAVMKKEPGFMQVFDALDADVFALQETKMQEGQLELDLPGYTQVWSSAERKGYSGTAVFSRAEPLKVIRQIGSPVADDEGRVCALEFEGFWFVDVYTPNSKQGLARLDERMVWDERFREFLQGLDRQKPVVTCGDFNVAHEEIDLKNPATNHENAGFSDEERASFGKLLDAGFTDTFRTLNPTLEGAYSWWSYRMRARERNAGWRIDYFLVSDRAFDRVTGARILDDVYGSDHCPVELTIRA; translated from the coding sequence ATGGCTGACACCAACGAGACCGCCAGCGCCCCAAAGGCGGCCGGCGAGCGCGAGCTGAGGCTCGTCTCGTGGAACGTGAACGGGCTGCGCGCCGTCATGAAGAAGGAGCCCGGCTTCATGCAGGTGTTCGACGCGCTGGACGCGGACGTGTTCGCGCTGCAGGAGACGAAGATGCAGGAGGGGCAGCTCGAGCTCGACCTGCCCGGCTACACGCAGGTGTGGAGCTCAGCGGAGCGCAAGGGGTACTCCGGCACCGCCGTGTTCAGCCGCGCGGAGCCGCTTAAGGTGATTCGCCAGATCGGCAGCCCCGTGGCCGACGACGAGGGCCGCGTGTGCGCGCTGGAGTTCGAGGGCTTCTGGTTTGTGGACGTGTACACGCCCAACTCGAAGCAGGGCCTCGCGCGCCTGGACGAGCGCATGGTGTGGGACGAGCGCTTCCGCGAGTTCCTGCAGGGGCTCGACAGGCAGAAACCCGTCGTGACGTGCGGCGACTTCAACGTGGCACACGAGGAGATCGACCTTAAGAACCCGGCGACCAACCACGAGAACGCGGGCTTCTCGGACGAGGAGCGCGCAAGCTTTGGCAAGCTCCTGGACGCGGGCTTCACGGACACGTTCCGCACGCTGAACCCCACGCTCGAGGGTGCGTACAGCTGGTGGAGCTACCGCATGCGCGCACGCGAGCGCAACGCCGGATGGCGCATCGACTACTTCCTGGTGAGCGACCGCGCATTTGACCGCGTGACGGGCGCGCGCATTCTGGACGACGTGTACGGGTCCGACCACTGCCCCGTGGAGCTGACGATCAGGGCGTAG